Genomic segment of Zingiber officinale cultivar Zhangliang chromosome 11B, Zo_v1.1, whole genome shotgun sequence:
GTGATATaaaattgtaagtaccccataatagttttgatatgatcaactaagtcaagttagaccctattatgttttgatgctttgtgtttgagtgtgcaggaacttaggagcataggaagttgagtgaaagacacagctagcgagaaggatggcacgggtgagagtcgacgggctcggtgtgtccgagggatgaggtgttgtggaagagtacgctggcagacgagaagaaaCAGTGCAGTGGTTCgaagggacgagaagcctgagcggaaggttgctcgagaaggtcagaaaatgagttaggtgagctctattccggatggtcgaaatcacccaagtgagcggagtcaGAGCGGAAGTCAGACAAAATGTCAACTTGTTGTTGACTATGGTCTGAGCACCTGGAGCAATTCTAGGCGCCCGAAGTCTGGGCGCTCGGAGCTAGTCCAGGTGCTTAGATCACTTCGGGTGTCAAGGGTGCCCCCGAGGGCGCCTTCGACTGCGGATCAGGTTTAATagggtccggacgcccggagtGGATCCAAGCCCCCAAACCAGAAAGTTTATCGAGACGCCACCTGTTGTGATCCGGTGTGATGTGAATAAAGTTCTATccaagtccaggagcttggaacccttccaagcgctccGATCAGGGCTATTAATACAACCCTGATCCCAGTAGCTAAAGACAACATTTGTAAATGATCTACTttcagtttagctttgtaattcagTACTTTAACttctgtaagaggcttttcctctcaaaggagactttagtgagttttcaacgtcttggattagcaatcttctgattgtaaactaagtaaaagatttactttttcctttttaattagtttcttaattctatttatgcaagtgtttattaaattagcttgaaaagTCGAGAAAGGTTTATAATTTTATGTTtaggcaattcatccccctcttgctGGTCGTAAggggccaacaagtggtatcagagtaacgacgcctcagaaggactaaccgccgattgaagcaaacaagatgatggccggaccgagcatctatccacttaagttcgagggagaattcacGAATTGGAAAAataagatggaggtatttttcaaaatagattttgaattattaattataatgaagtatgattttgtagcactaAAGGACAAAGAAGAACATCATTGGATGAACAAGGAGCAAGTTGACTTTGTGACAAACAGTAaggtagaattccatctgctaagcgcgTTACCACTACAAGAGGTCAACCGGATCAGAGCCTACGAGTCATCTAAAgagctctgggataaattcctggaacTATATAAAGAGACATCGGAGGCAAAACTAGCGAGACGAGATCTGCTCTAAAACCAGATCAGGAACCTCCAGTTAAAAGAAGGCAGAACCATCACACACCTCCACTCAATAATCAAAGAACTCATTATAGAACTctcgaatctcgaagaaaaggtaaccaacttgTAGGATCGATGTGTGCTAGAAGGGGgtggtgaatagcactcatggctgTCACATTTATTTTTTGCAAATCATATagtaaaacacagcagaaaataCAAAACACAATCGAAAACATAAGTAGGATTTATTTGGTTccgagcctgtgatgactcctactctaaggcccatgatccttgatcactttcattGGGAAATCACTATAAGCTCACGAAATCTTTACAGAGATAACAATTATAAGTATTGAAATTAACAACAAAGTTTATCGACAACAAAGGATTGACAGTTGTTTATCGATTGTAGGAGCAACGTTTGGACGTCATCGAATCATCTCGGAGCAATGCACAAGAGAGTAGAAATTGTTCAATTTTGGTGATTCGAAGTGCTGGTCGAGGCTCATTTTTATAGTAGAGTCGAGTCTGATTCAAATCCACTGATattgggatcaggtttgacttgaagctgatcggtcgactgatccagctgttcgatcgatcgatcatgcTGAACCTGCCCGGCTTTCCATCTAGATACTGCCGCTTCGCATGAGTCttcgttcgatcgaccaatcctgTCATTCGGTCAACTGATCTCTCTTTCCTTGCTGGCTTATCTGGTCCAATCAACCTAGTCTGATTGAGTCAGTGTCTATCCATTGTTTGGTTGACTGAACCCaagattcgatcgaccgatcccttggttgAAACTTATCTAGAAGCTGATATGATCTCTGGGATTCGGTCTACCAATTTGGAGGCTCGGTTGATCGATAAAGGCTATAAActttaacttataaaatattgGTTTCATGAAAAATAGAGTTAGAGAAATAGACAAATAGTATAAAATATAACTTTGAGAATCTctagactatccggttctgactttcagatttcccATAAATCCTAGGTCAAACCAATGATCAAAATTAATATATGCTACAATATCTTTAATGTATTATTTATGCTCTCAAAAGATCAAATTAATGTATTATTCATGTCCTCAAAAGATATGAATTCGATAGTATAAATTAAGAATAGTAAATTTTCAAACGAGTAAAGTAAAAATTTGGAAAAGGAGGAATGATGTAACGGGAGTGCATTATGTAATTTAAGAATTATGAAAATTAGATATGTGAAACGATAATACTATAATTTATCATAGTCGaataaaatactgaattaaataaaattgaatattataaaatttagatCGTTGGATTAGTTTAGAATCCTAGATTTAACGATGATGCCCTCCCTACGTGATAAGACTACCAGTAACTAAGAAATTTTGGCAACCCTTCTCCCACTGCCACTCCCCATGCAGGCATTCAGCGATGCATTCCCTTTCAGGAACAAAAATAAAGCTACGTCGTTCAAACCAAACCGCCCTCTGTGACGTCGGACGCAGTCGACGACAACACTGACACCCAACGTCCATTCCTCACCTTGAAGTACTCGACGCCCACACAGCACAAGACAACGTATCAATCTAACGACAACCCGCGCCGTACAATTTTGACTCGTGGACCCCGCCAACGGCGGGATCGGTCAAAAAGACCATGCGATTCCGAACAAAGCGCGGCACGATTATAAAACTCCGAGCCGACCGCCGAGCACGTTTGTTCGGCCCTTTTTGAACCGGGCCGTGAATTCCAAAGTCGTGGCTGCTGGCACTCTCTTGCCGTACATGTCCTCCCCTCACCCGACACGGCCCCGACCGCTCCGATCACCTCCGCCGGCGTCGTGCAGTTGGTTCGCGTATTTAAACCCTCAAACCCCTCTGAAGATCCAGACAAATCTTTGATCTTTAATTTCTCCTTTAATGCCTTCTTCAATGCTCTCCTCCTTCCTTTTGTATCCGTTTTCCGATATTGTCGATTGAAGTATTTACGTACGTGCTGCATGATGCTGCCGGCTGGGATCGGCGGCGAGCCGATGGGAGTTGAGTTCGGCGGGGATTGCTCGAGCACGGCGGCGCTGCTGATGAGCTCGAAAACGGCTGCCGCGGAGGCAAGAGCGGTGCGGAGTCACAGTGAggcagagaggaggaggaggcagaGGATCAACGGCCACCTCGCCACCCTCCGCGGCCTGCTCCCTTGCGCCGCCAGAGTACGCTAGCTGGGCTTGGTGGAAGAGAATCGATCGATGATCGGTGTTTGATTAGTTTGTGTTGGTTTTGCAGTTGGATAAGGCGGCGTTGCTCGCGGAGGTGGTGAAGCGAGTGCGGGAACTGCGGAAGagggtggaggaggtggaggtggaggtggcggTGCCCGGGGAAGGAGACGAAGTCGGGGTGGAGGAGGCGGAGGCGGGAGGAGGGCAGGGGAGGGTGGTGCGGGCGTGGGTGTGCTGCGCAGACCGGCCCGGTCTGATGAGCGAGCTGAGCCGGGCGGTCCAGTCGGTCCGAGCGAGGGCGATGCGGGCGGAGATGGTCACTGTCGGGGGGCGGACACGGAGCCTGCTGGAGCTGGACGTCGGCGACGCGGCGGCCACGGCGGTGACGATGGAAGCAGGAGACGGCCGTTCGGCGCTGCAGGCGGCGCTCTGGGCCGTGCTGCTCAGGAACCAGACCGGTCCGGTCGAAAACTTCAGCAAGCGGGCTCGCAAGTCGACTCGGTTCGGCGCGACATAATTAATCTGCTAATCAATTTCGAAGTAGGTATAAATATGTAATTAACCTTCTATTAGTGCTAATTATCTAGATTCAACTGTGCTTGGACTGGaaatattagatatttttctgatGAAAAAAAGTTTGGTCCGGAAGTTTATCGAATTCTTTAGGGAAAGTAATCCAGATAATTTTGAGTAAGtcatttttataatttaaccATGTAAATTTGCAAAATTACttgaaatattatttaattaatgagACAAGACCCTTCAACTCAACCAAGGAAAGAAATTTGTAGATTCTTGAGAACCAAAATAAACCTAACTCGTTGACCTAACTCGCCAAAAAAAAACTTGATCAACGTCTTTTGACCTAACTCGTTATTCGAATCTTGTCTCTCAAAAATCACACATGCACTTCACTTCATTGTTTCCGCCATTAAGTTCTCTTAGTCTctaaatgattttaatttatacaaTCACAAGGAAAACACTTGACTACATGAATAATCTATCAAAGGTTAGTACGAGGGttttttggtttagggtttcaCTTGTTTATAAGGGCATTTATGGTTTAGAGTTTAGCATGTTTTGTTTAGTTTTAAGGTCTATGTTTTTAAAGACAGCGTTGTTAGAGACATAGAAGATTATGAACACTTTTAGATAAATTTGTTAGATAGATTTAAATCtatagtgatccggtggtaaggacgggggaccttCGTTGGCGCGGGTCAATGACATGTGGAGGTCAATgatcaagagggtcaaccccaaggtcgtgtcgagcggacagaggtcatgccgagcggaaCGGCGGGCCGGCCGAACATCAGGCCAGGGGTCTCCcaggccggacgaaagacagcccgaccaggggtcgggttttcgatgctcaaaaaaggtaaaagagtctctggGCCAAGCGGAcaagccgctcggccgagccacaggacaataaggtgcaatctcatccgagcacatgagcagggcttccccgtcCGGTCCGAGGTATGCGCATTCTCGGAGGCCATGAGCGTCGAGCGACCGGTCCGCTCAGCCCGGGAACAGGCAAGAGGCGCAAAGGGACAAAAGGGACAAttggtaacatcatcctcgagacacctgccgccgacaaacagcatggttggCGGCCGGAGCGAAcaaagtatcgtacggtggaagtttctacCGTTACGTCGGGGATATGCTCGgatgattgcggaatgacgtcaaacatgtttttctgacacaaccatactgaggtatgtttggggaagcgtgtgcACATCGAGAAGCGtgtccgcgcctccccggggtcctatataaggacccccatatttcgacggaggtatgcgactctcatcactgtagccacagtagcgttactttgctcctcttcttcttcgttgcctgacttgagcgtcggagggtcgtcaccgggaaacccctcccggctcggcttctttacaGGTTCGTCGGAGGTCTACCCCATCATCAGAGGATAGCGGAGAGCGCCACAtctccagcgtccatcgactcagcgctcggacaggatcaaattggcgtcgtctgtgggaagattcctgaatccgagcagagatgatggaagaagctggacaccAACTCATGATGACACTCTCTCCCGAAGAACTAGACGCGCTCATCCAAGCGCGGGCggccaagatagtcgagcaacagcAGAAGGCTCAAGCCGATCGGATAGCGCAACAGGCAACGTCGGCGTCAGGCCGTTGGGCGGCACCAGATGACTggccggagcagctctcaatatggggccagaacaaaggtccgaccgacactcaggtggaagccccgcccgccccgatacctttcCATAGGGATCTGTTCCAAACGCCCTCAGAGGTCGCGCAAGCCAACCTCGACCGGGGCTCTTCGTCCGATGAGGCGCCCCTCTACGACGCAAGGAAGGGCAAGGCGCCACGGACAGACtcgtcccccgagcggatcaataggCAGTTCTCCGAGACCATCCTGCGCGACCCACTACCAAGGCATTATGCGCCcctggcgatcggggaatacaacgggaccaccgacccggacgaccatctgggtaagttcgacaacacagccactTTGCATCATtatacagatggtgtgaagtgccgagtgttcctcaccaccctttctggatcggcgcaacgatggttccggaggctaccgaacggatccatcacgagcttcaaagagttccgcacggccttcctccatcacttcgcgagcagcaagcgctaccagaagactagcgtcagtctgttcgccatcaaacaaggctcgaaggagtcgctctgagcctacatccagcgtttcaaccaggtggccatggatatcccgacggtcacttcagaaactatgatgaacgtGTTCACACAGGGGtttgtggacggtgatttcttccattcgctcatcagaaagccgcctcgcagctacgaccacatgttgaacaaggccaacgagtacatcaacgtggaggaagctcagatggcGAGGAAAAAGGAAGTATCATCCGAGCCACCAGCTCACGTCGAGCGGAAGcgccttccaattatcaaccaccGAGAGGACCCCGCGTAGAGGTAGCCTGTCCTCATTAGAGGCCTCACGCCGTCCAACAAGTAGTGGCCGATCGGCCTAAACCGAAAGGGAAGTTATGGACTCCTATGTTTTGTTCGCTCCATCAGTCAGCAACTCACAACACTCGCGACTGTCGAAGCCTCCCCCCAATCACTCATCCTACACCAAGGAGTTATCGCCGTCGATCACCTTCGTCGAATCGACGACATCAACACCAAAGTCCTGCCCGGCGTACAGAAAGGAGATCTCCCGAGCGGCAACATAACCAGCAGGACAGGGTCATTCCTCAGGCATCGCATGAACgaccccgaccatccgctcgggaggaggagaatagaggcaatgcgtcgaggggtgaaatcaacatcatcgcctgagggccgaccggaggcgactccaacagggcAAGGAAGGCGCATGCAAGGCAGCTTACGATCCATACGGTGGGTTGCAGTCAGGAGCGGGCGAATGGGTCTGAGATCAGCTTTGGGCttagggacctcgagggagtcgaagtcccgcatgatgacgccctcatcatcagaGCGGTAATaactaactacactattcaccgcatctttattgatacagaCAGCTCGATCAACATAATCTTTCGGAAGGcattcgaccaattgcaaatcgaccgagccgagttgctgtTGATAACAACTCCCCTCTATGGGTTCACCAGTAATGAAGttttgccggtcggacaggtccggctggctatctcgctgggagaggaaccgctcagaagaacgcggactgctaacttcattgtagtcgacgctccctccgcgtacaatgtgatcttagggcgaccggctctcaacgagttccgagcggtcgtctccaccttttgCCAAAAGGTCAAATTCCCCGTGGAAGATCAGGTGGGAGAAGTCCGAGGTGATCAGCTAGCAGCCCGGCGCTGTTATGTAGAGATGGCCCGATCCGAAGCCAAGGCCGACCGGAAGGCACCGCGTGTCGAGTTAaatgctataaccgaaaagccaccttctttagtttacgaagaaaaggaggaggtaaagATCCACCTTGTCCGACCGGATGCCACTACGTTCGTCGCATCCGACCTGGAGCCAagccagaaggagaagctgatcagatgtctccagcaaaactgcgacgtcttcgcctggtcgacccaCGAGTTGCCAAGGGTCtcgccgagtatagcgcagcatgaactcCACGTCCGGGCGGacactcggccggtgaagcagaggaagagggacttcagtgccgaacagaatgtcatcatccgagctgaagtggagaaacttctggaggccggccacatacgggaggtgcaattcccgagctgccttgccaatgtggtgttggtctccaagccagacaacaaatggagagtctgcatcgatttaCGGGATCTaaataaggcatgcccgaaggatttttaccctctaCCCCGAATCGACCAACTGGTAGACTCTACTACTgaatgcgagctgatatgcatgctggatgcatatcagggctaccaccaagtgccactcgcccgggaagatcaagacaAAGTGATCTTCGTTACTGCGGACGACACTTACTGTTATaacgtgatgtcgttcggactaaaaAACATCGGAGCCACATACCAGCggctaatgaacaaagtgttccgggagcagatcgggcgcaacctggaagtctacgtggatgatatactaatcaagtcACTCCGAGAGGTAGATCTTTGTACAGAcatagaggaaaccttccgaacattgaggaggtatggagtcaagctgaacccccaaaaatgtttgttcggagcaaaaggtgggCGCTTCTTGGTATatatcgtgaccgagcggggcatagaggcgaaccctagcaaggtgaaagcactgcaagacatgccgcctcccaggaatctgagggaagtgcaacgcCTCACCGGCCGGATAATGGCATTATCGAGATTCATCTCTAAAACAGCtgaccggagcttgccatttttcaagatcttacgccgagcaaccaaattccaatgggatcagGAGTGCGACCGGGCATTCGAGTAGTTGAAAGCCTATCTGAATTCATTACCCGTACTGGCTAAACCTAATGTAGGCGAGCCACTCCGTATATACCTGTCATCAACTGAGCATGTTGTCGGCTCGGCGCTGGTGAGGGGAGGCGGAGAAGAGCAGCCTGTGTATTTCTTGAGTCACatcttaaaagatgctgagtcccGCTATATTGGTCTCGAGAAGCTCGCATTCGCCCTAGTCCTGGCCGCATGGAGGatccgtccttatttcttggcgaTACTATCATCGTTATGACAAACAGCCCGCTAGGAAGAGTACTCCTGAACCCTGAGGCGTTCGGGCGACTCATTAAGTGGACAACGGAGATCAGTGAATTCGACAaccagtatcaaccccgctcgacg
This window contains:
- the LOC122034876 gene encoding transcription factor bHLH30-like yields the protein MMLPAGIGGEPMGVEFGGDCSSTAALLMSSKTAAAEARAVRSHSEAERRRRQRINGHLATLRGLLPCAARLDKAALLAEVVKRVRELRKRVEEVEVEVAVPGEGDEVGVEEAEAGGGQGRVVRAWVCCADRPGLMSELSRAVQSVRARAMRAEMVTVGGRTRSLLELDVGDAAATAVTMEAGDGRSALQAALWAVLLRNQTGPVENFSKRARKSTRFGAT